A segment of the Halovivax limisalsi genome:
ACCACCGTCGAAAAGGGCGAATTTCGGACGTGTGACCGCTGCGGCAAACGATACTAACTATGCCCCTCTGTTCCAAATGCCGAGAGGAAGCAGAGTTCACCTCACTCCAAGGTGGAAAGAGCGCGAAAAACACCGACAATGGTTCGAAAACGTGCGACCGTTGCGGTAAGTCACTCTGATGCCCCTCTGTTCAGATTGTCGAAACGAGGCGGAGGCATCGTGGGATGCTCTCACCGATGCTGAGTGCCAAGCAATCATTTGCGACCGATGCGGAAAGGAAATAGGATAATGCCTCTCTGTTCCGAGTGCCGAGAAGAAGCAGAGTTCTCAATCCGAGTGAATACTGGCGAGGATGATTCCGAAAAACGGTGTGACCGATGTGGGAAGCGAATCTAGCACGGGTCGGATATGCCGGATGAAACTGAAGAAGTGGAGGAGACGGAGACGAGCAACAGAGTAGTGACGATGAGGAGCGTGATGTAATAGACCCATCTGACTTTCCAACACTCCGCCTCACACTCGAAGAAGCACGGCGGAAATATGACAATGAAGAGAGTCGGCGAGATACGGTTGAGAACAAAATTGGGATTGTCGTCACGGTAGATGCACTGCTCATCTCCTTCGGCGCACTGTTCTCCGACCTCCAAGTTCTAGTTCTCGCTGGAGTCCTTACCCCAGCACTCATCTCTGCGGGACTAGGTCTATACACAATCCGCTCCCGCGATTACAAACGACCGGGAAAAGACATCAAAGACTTTTACCAGTATTCAGGATTTGACGACCCTGCTGACCAACAGGAACAACTGCTCCTCGATTACTCAGAGGTGACTTTGACAAATAAGGAGATGAACGACCCGAAGTTCAGACGATTTAACATCTGCATTGCTCTCACGTTCGTCTCTATATTCTTACTGCTGGCAGCACCCTTGGCCTCGCACTTGGGTTGGATAGAATCAGCCATAGACTACATGAGGGTAGTATGCAGTTGATTCCTCCTTCAGGCTGGTAGAGACTGAGAACTGAGTCTCGAAGACCATCACTCTCTTCGACCAATGGCGAGAACTCTAGGCAAGCACAACTGAAGGTCTGAATGAGGCCAATCAGCTACAACCACTTTCAGCGTCAGTATTGGTGGAAATGAGATTATCCTTCAAATCCTTCTGGGGTATTGCCTGTCGGTCGCAATGACTCGGAATCGAGACTCTCCTCAATCATCATTTCCTGAAATAATTCGCTTTCAGTTTCTTCAATGCGCAATTCGCTCCACCCTTCTCTGTCTAAATGGTCATACAATACATCCCGGTCTACCCAAGTGGTAGGGCTCTTGATGGTTCTATCATAGATAGCTTCGTACATATCTTTGGCATCGTCGCTGACCATACCGGACCTGTTCGTTATCGTTCGTTTTAGTCCTGGTTGTTGATGAGTTCAACAGCCTGATGGAGCCATCTCCCTAGGTCATCGGAGAAATGGGGTCTGCAGGTTTCTAGACCTGATTTTCAACACTTGTTTGGTATATCGCGTGCTATAACACCCGTTAAGGAGGAGGACTTATAACATATCCGATCATTGGTTTCGGTATTAAATCTGATACAAATCGGATGGACGATGCACAAACCGAGACTAAGACGCTGATGGGTGGAGATGCTGTCCTTGCCGCAGAAGAAGGAGATGTGGTTCAGTTCCGAGAGGATGAATTGACCGTATCAGAGAAGGGTGAATTCAACGACCACGAGTACATTGTATTGGAAGGCCCACGAGGTGGCAACCACCGTGAAGTCCAATTCGATAGGGAGAATCTGCACCGACCAGATGATGACATCACATCAATCGACCTCAAACTCGAAGTTGAGGAAGAAACCGATGATGAGAAGCTAACAATCGACGTAAGCGACTACAACACCACCGACGAAGTCGGTGAATGGGACATATTGTTCGGTGCTGACGTAGACTCGTCGCTACGCTCCTCGCGTTGCGGTGCGGGAAAAGTGGGCCGGCGCAGATTCGAACTGCGGTTACGGCCACCCGAAGGCCGAAGGATACCAAGCTACCCCACCGGCCCGCAATCGACAGGTGGTGACGGTCGCGTATAATAATTGCGTTGTGCGCCGGCGGACGAGCACCGACGTCACTGCGCTCTCCCTCAGAACCGCTCGTACCCGTCCGTGTCGAGCGCGTGGTGGGCGACCGTGATAGCCTGGTCGGCGTGCAGCGCGACCGGCCCCAGGCGAACCCGCCGATCGGCGACCCGGTCGAGCACCTCGCGTTCCGCGTCCGTGAAATCGCCGTGATCGGAGAGGACGAACGCCGGGTGCTCCGGCAGTGCCCCCTCGACGAGTGGGTCGCCGTCCTCGTGGAGGTGGACGATCGTCGCGTCGGCCGCGAGCGCGTCGAGGGTCGCCTCGAAGCCGCGCCGATAGACCTCGAATCCCGGACTCGGTTCGGCGGGCAGCGCGCCGATGGCCTCGTCGCGGTGCTCGAGCGCCGTCCGGATTCGCGCGGCGGTCGAGCGCTCGTCCGGGTTCAACCGGCGAACCGCGCCCCCGTCGACGACGATCGAGAGTTCGTCCTGCAGGACGAGGTGAACGCGGACGTCCTCGCGGATTCCGTGCGAGCGTAGGAGCGCGGCCGTCAGGGATCGACAGAGGGCGTCGAGGCGACCCGCCCCGCCGGCGAGGTCGTCGAGCGAGAACGACGGCGCCGTCGGCACGTCGTGGCCCAGGCAGACGAACTGGCGCATACGACCCGTCCGACCGGTCGGCGTATATGTGCCACGGTGTCGAGGTGTGGCGGTGTCTCGATGCCGGGGGACGATCGGGTTCGGTCCCTCGGACTCTCCGTTCCCGATCGGACTCGGTGGCTCTCGTTTCGGGATGCGCACCCGACGATGATATTTCCCACCGAAATTACTATTTCATCGCAGCGTGATGGTTCACGAATCGGATGGAGAACCGGTCGTGGGTGTTCACCGGCCTCGTGATCCTTCTGGCCAGCGGGTGCTGGATCGTCGTCGAACCGGGGGCGGTAGGGTCGGCGACGTCGGTGCCGGCCGCATCGGACTCGCAAACCGCCGCTGGGGCGGACCTGACGGTCGCCGAGGCCGGCGATCCGGGCCTGCCCGGGTCGACGTACGACGCCGTCGAGATCGACGCGATCCTGCTCTCGGTCGACCTCACGACCGAGGGTACCGCCGACTGGCGCATCGAACACCGCGTTCGCCTCGACGACCCGAACGCGACGGCCGGCTTCGAGCGCACCCGCCGGGAGATCCGGCAGAATCGATCCGCGTTTCGCGTCCCGTTCGCCGAATCCGTCCGCGCGATGGCGACGACGGCGCAGGCGAAGACGGGCCGTGCGATGGTCGTCGAGAACGTCACGGTGGAGGCCTCCCGGGAACACCTTCCACGGGAATACGGCATCGTCGCCTACGAATTCCGGTGGCACGGCTTCGCCGCGACCGGCGACACGCTTCGGGCCGGCGACGCCCTCTCCGGGCTGTTCCTCGACGAGGTGACGACGCTGGCGATCGGCTGGCCCGAAGCGACCGAACCCGTCGAACTCGCTCCGGACCCGGCGACGAGGCGGGACGGTGGGGCCGTCTGGCGCGGCCCGCTCGAATTCGCCGGCGGCGAGCCGCGGATCGTCCTCGCGTCGGACGCGCGCTCGTTCGGATCGGACTACGCCGCGCCCCGGAGCAACGATGCCGCCCTGGCGCTCGCCACGGCGGGGGCCGTACTCGGGAGTCTCGCTGTGGCGTTCGTCTTGCGCCGTCGGCGCAGGAGGGGGAAGTCCGACCCGACGCGGGAGCAACCCGAGGGCGCGCCCGGGACCGGGGAGCCGGCGCACGTCGCGGAATACGCCGACCCCGAGAACGCGACGGGATCGAGCGGTCGCGATTCGGGGGCCGTCGACGAGTCGCAGTCGGCCGGTCCAACCGAGGCCGGTCGGGCGGCAGCGGCCGAGTCGGGGCGGGGGACGGCAACCGCATCGCCGGCGGGAGCGGACGCTTCCGGCGAACGGACCGATCCTGAGTCCCTATTGAGTAACGAGGAGCGCGTCCTCGAACTCCTCGAGGAGCGCGGCGGGCGGGTGAAACAACAGGACGTCGTCGCGGCCTTCGGGTGGTCGGAGACGAAAACCAGCGAGGTCGTGGGCGAGCTTCGAGCGGCGGACGCCGTTTCAGTCTACCGCCTCGGGCGGGAGAACGTGCTCGCGCTCCCCGATGTCGCCCGCCACCGCCCAGACGGGCCTCCGGACGAAGCGACGGGTGACCGCGAATGAACGGGGACGGAATCGACGAGGCGCGTTCCGACGCGAGTTCACGGCGGACAGCCGCGCGCGAGTCGACGGCTGGCTCCGACGATCCGAAGGCCGATCGGGGCGGCCCGTGGTCCGGAGGGCGGGTCGGTCGTCGCAATTTCCCCTCACGACGTCGGGGGCGCGGATCGATTCGGGGACGCCCACGCGCGATCCTCGTTCTGGCGATCGTTTGTCTCCTCGCTGGACAGGCGCTCACGGCCGGGATCGCGGTTTCGGGCGACGCCATCGGCGTCGGAAGCGAGCCCTCGACCGCCACCGCAGCCGGCATCGGCGCCAACGCGTCGACCGACGCCGTGGCCGACGATCTCGAACCGGGTGCGCAGCTCGCGGCCGTCACGGCCGGCCAGGCGGCGTCGATTCGGGAGCGCGTCGACCGCGCGAGCTTCGGGGCACGCCTCGAGGAACCGAGGGCCTCGGTCGAACGGGCTGCCGTCGTGGATCGCGAGCTCGGCGACCTCGAGCGGCGGTTGACGGCGCTCGAACGGCGACACCGCTCGCTCGACGAATCGGGCCGGGACGAACGCGTCGGGGCTGGAACCGACACCGCCGGGAGAGCTGCGATCGGGTTCGAGGCCGAGTCCATCGAGGCACACCTGGCCGTCGTCGAGGCGGCAGCCGGGGACCTTCCCGCCGACGTGCGCTCCGCGCGCCGCCTCGACGAGCGGATCGATGGGCTATTCGGCCGCCTCGACTCGCTTCGAGCGCGGACCGGCGATGCGGTCGCTGCCGTCGAGGCGGCCGGTCGTCCGATCCGAACGACGCCGATTTCGGCGCCGAACGTGGCGGCGGCGATGGCACGGCTCGGGACGGAAGAACGCTGGTCCGTCGCGGAACTTCGCTCCGAGCGAATCGACCTCCACGTTCGGGCCGCCAACGGCACCGCACTGCGGTTCGGGATCGAAGGCGCCGGGAGCGATTCCCAGCGGGTCGAACGGGGTGCGATGGCCGATCCGACGGTTCGCGTCCACACCGATTACCGCGTCATCCGCGCCCTGGAACGCGGCGGGGATCCAACCCGGGTTTTGCGCGAGGGGTTGGCGGCCGGCCGGATCGCGATCGACGGCGTCGGCCTGCGCTCGTCGGTGAAGTACGGCGTCGTGGCGTACGTCGCCGGGGAGTGACGCGAATCGGGTGCCGTCCGACGGGCGCCTCTGTCGCTGGAGCCGGTCCGATGCGGACGTCGGTGCCGATTCGCGGGAGCGTTCGAGCGAGCTGTGGCCGATCGACCGTCACGTGGTGCGGCTGGATCGACTCTACGCCCCGGCGAGGCGAGACCGACCCGGGCGGGACACGAACGTCTGCCATGGCTCCTCGAAAAATCGAGT
Coding sequences within it:
- the trmY gene encoding tRNA (pseudouridine(54)-N(1))-methyltransferase TrmY, whose amino-acid sequence is MRQFVCLGHDVPTAPSFSLDDLAGGAGRLDALCRSLTAALLRSHGIREDVRVHLVLQDELSIVVDGGAVRRLNPDERSTAARIRTALEHRDEAIGALPAEPSPGFEVYRRGFEATLDALAADATIVHLHEDGDPLVEGALPEHPAFVLSDHGDFTDAEREVLDRVADRRVRLGPVALHADQAITVAHHALDTDGYERF
- a CDS encoding helix-turn-helix transcriptional regulator; protein product: MENRSWVFTGLVILLASGCWIVVEPGAVGSATSVPAASDSQTAAGADLTVAEAGDPGLPGSTYDAVEIDAILLSVDLTTEGTADWRIEHRVRLDDPNATAGFERTRREIRQNRSAFRVPFAESVRAMATTAQAKTGRAMVVENVTVEASREHLPREYGIVAYEFRWHGFAATGDTLRAGDALSGLFLDEVTTLAIGWPEATEPVELAPDPATRRDGGAVWRGPLEFAGGEPRIVLASDARSFGSDYAAPRSNDAALALATAGAVLGSLAVAFVLRRRRRRGKSDPTREQPEGAPGTGEPAHVAEYADPENATGSSGRDSGAVDESQSAGPTEAGRAAAAESGRGTATASPAGADASGERTDPESLLSNEERVLELLEERGGRVKQQDVVAAFGWSETKTSEVVGELRAADAVSVYRLGRENVLALPDVARHRPDGPPDEATGDRE